The segment TTCGGGCCAGTCGGCAAACGATGATGATCCCGCGTGAACGACGACGTGTCCGCCACCGTTGCGAACGAAGTCCAGATAGGCCTTGCGAGTCTGCGGGGGCCAGTCGCCCGTTGCCCTATCGCCGCGGCCAAACGTGTTCCAGTTGCTAAGAATGACTTGGTACGGCTGTAGCCGATCGCCGGTCAAACGTTGTGGTTGTTCTTCAATGGTGACATCGAACTGACCGTCGGCTTCCAGGAGGGTTTTCAGCTTTGGTGTGGTCGTTTTCCAGTCGTGGTTGTTGCGTCCGCTGATCAGCAACACACGGATCGAATCGCTGTCGGGTGTGTCCGCGTGGGCGTTCGCGGCCAAGGACGCCAGCAAGCACAAGAGGATCGGCAGAGAGTGGATCGGGGGCATGGTGACGATTTGCCGTTGCCGTCGATTGGGATTTTCTGAACGCGCGGTTTTGATCGCCGGCTGTAATCAACGCCAGCGTGATGGCGGAGCATTTTAACGGTCGGATCCGCGCGTTAGAGTGCGATTTGTTTCACTGAAAGAAATTGAACTGATGGTTCGGCCTGATGAGTCCGCGGATACCGATCTACAAAATTCAAGACGCGACCTATCGTGCGGATTCCTGTCGGCGATTGATGGAGGCTGCTGAAGCCGATCAGATTCAGTTGGATGCCGTGGTGCACGGGCATTATCCCGGTCGTCGATTACCCAAAAACGCGCTGCCGGGCTTGAAGGCGTTGGGATATTGGGACGCCGCGCATCCGCAGTCTTGGGGCTTGGATTGGCATCAAAACGAAGGCATCGAGCTGTGTTTGTTGGATCGCGGCCAACTACAGTTTGCGGTGGAAGGTCAGGCGTTCACGCTGCAGCCGAATGATTTGACCATCACGCGTCCCTGGCAACGACACCGCTTGGGCGACCCCAACATCGGACCCGGGCGGCTTCACTGGGCGATCATTGATGTTCAAGTGCGACGACCACACCAAAGTTGGAAGTGGCCGGACTGGGTCGTTTTGACGCGGGAGGATTTGCAAGAGCTGACGGAATTGCTGCGACAAAATGAGCAACCGGTTTGGCATCAAGCCAGCGATGTCGGCCAGTGTTTTGGACGCATCGCTGACATATTAGGACGCTGCGATGCGGACGGTTCCATCGACGTGTCTTGGTTGACACTGTTGATGAATGAGTTGCTGTTGCAGATTCTGTCGCTACTACGCAGTCGCGATGTGTCGATGGACGCGAGCTTGGCGGACACGCAGCGAACGGTCCAATTGTTCTTGGATGATCTGCGACACAACCGCGATCACTTGGCGGAACCCTGGACGATCAAGCTGATGGCCGAGGCCTGTGGGTTGGGCATCACACGCTTCACGGATTACTGCCGTCGCCTGACCAACGCAACGCCCGTCCAACATTTGAACGCGTTACGGTTGGATGCTGCGGCAGATCTGCTTGTACAGAATCCAGGTTGGAGCAATCGTCAGGTGGCGATCGAATGCGGATTCAGTTCGCCCCAGTACTTTGCAACCGTGTTTCGTCGCCATTTCGGCTGTTCGCCACAACAGTATCGCCACCTCGATCAGGACGAACGACCGCAGGCAGATGTCGCGAATTGACACTTGCTTTCAAGACGCCGGTTCGAATCATCACGTTACAATGTGCACCCGGAAGCTACGCGGGCCGATAGCGTGCATGGCTGTGGAAACGTGCGAACGTAGATCGCGCGGATTCATCAGGTCGACGCAGTGATTCGTCCCGTCCGGTCCTGGCGTCCGACTAGTGGTTTTCCGCCTGAACCGATTCGAAGACACGTGACGACCTGTCTTGCATTCCAAGTCAAATGATCGACTGATTCATCGATGTGCCGCGCTGCTGTTTTATCGCTTGTCCTGATTTCTTTTGGGTTTCCTTGGTCGCGTTCCGTGGTTTCGTTCGGAGCGGAGACGGTTTTGTCTGGTGGGGCGGACCCGACGATTGTGTTCGCGACGAATGCGAAATCCGAGAAAGGCTACTACGTGGTCTCCACGGGGCGAGGAATCAATCTGTCCTATTCGCGTGACTTGAAATCGTGGACCCGACTTGGGCGTATCTTTCAACAGGATGTGCCAGCGTGGGCGAAGAAAGAAGTGCCGAAATCGAAGGCAATTTGGGCCCCCGATCTGACTTTCCACGATGGCCAGTATTATCTGTACTACTGCGTGTCCAGTTTTGGCAGCCAGCGATCGGTCATCGGCTTGGCAACGAACCGCTCGATCGATCCAAGTGACCCCGAATATCATTGGGTGGATCACGGAAAGGTGATCGAATCTCATCCCGGGCGTGGTCATTACAATGCGATCGACCCGGCACTGGTGGTCGACCAGAAAGGACGCTGGTTTCTGTTTTTCGGATCGTTCTGGTCTGGATTAAAGGCGGTGGCGATTGATCCCGAAACGGGGAAGCCGCCGGCGAATGCGGAAATGGTTCCGATCGCCGCACGACCCCGACATCGGGCCCACGCGATTGAAGCCCCGTTCGTGATCTTTCGTGACGGATACTATTACCTTTTTGCATCCTGGGGCCGATGTTGTGATGGTGCCAAAAGCAACTATCAAGTCGTCGTCGGCCGATCCACCAATCCGTTGGGACCCTACGTCGATGTTGACGGACGTCCAATGTCCGATGGCGGTGGCACCATCATCTTGTCCAGTTCCCAGCGATATCGAGGGCCGGGGCACAACAGCGTTTTAACCACCGACGACGGCCAGTGGATGGTCCACCACACCTATGATATGCAGCATCTGGACGCCCATCGAATTCTTCAAATTCGCCCGATGAACTGGACGGCCGACGGTTGGCCAAAAGTGGGACAACCGCTGACCGGTTCGTTCGAGTGATTGGCTAGTATCGTTTCATCAACGAAAGTTGTTGATGGCGCAAGCCGCACTGGCATTCCAAGAAAGCAAACCGAGAAAGTGTATCAATGAATCAAGATTATGGCGGGGAGTGGATTCGATTGGTTTGCATCGCAGCGATAATCGTTTGCGGCACGCTCGGCAGCGATTCGACCGTTACGGGGCAATCGGCAGATCCCGCGATTGTTCATGCGTCGATGGGCCCCTTGACGGTGCATCGATCGAACCCTCGATTCTTTTCCACACCTGATGGACGCGCCGTTTGGCTGACCGGATCGCACACGTGGGCAACGCTGCAGGAACGCGGGATCGAGGGGGAAACACCAGATTTTGATTACCCGCGATACCTGGATTTTATGCACCGGCACGGTCACAACTTTCTGCGGCTGTGGGTGTGGGAGCACGCCCAATGGATGCAGTTTGTCGATGCTGATGTACCCATTCGCTATACGCCATCGATTTATCAACGCACCGGTCCCGGGAATGCCTTGGACGGCAAACCCAAGTTTGACCTGACCAAATTCAACGAGGCGTTTTTTCGACGTCTGCGAAACCGCGTGCAAGAGGCCCAGCGACGCGGCATTTATGTCAGCGTGATGTTTTTTCAAGGGTTCAGTGTCAAGAAAAGACCGGCATCGGCCAACAGCGGAAACAACTGGCACGGCAATCCTTTTCATAAGGCCAACAACGTCAACGGGATCAATGGCGATCGTTCGGGAAGCGATACCGGCCACGATTTGCACACGTTGGCAGACCCTGCCGTGACAAACCTGCAAAAGGCTCATGTCCGTCGAGTGATCGATACGTTGAATGATTTTGACAACGTACTGTGGGAAATCGGCAACGAGTTACCGATGCCCTCCAAAGAATTCCAATATCACATGATTCGTTTCGTTCGTGAATATGAATCACACAAACCGAAGCAGCACTTGATCGGCATGACGGGAGCGCCGTTGGGGACAAAAAAACTGATGGGCAGCGACGCCGATTGGATCAGTCCCGCGGGTGCGATATGGATGGGAAATCCGCCGGCCGCTGACGGCGAAAAGGTCATGGTGGTGGACACGGATCATTGCCGGGCGCTGCGGTACGACCCCGATTGGGTCTGGAACAACCTGACGCGAGGCAACCACTTTATCTTGATGGATGAGTATTTGGATTTCCGTGCGGGATCACCCAAGACCCCGGACCCGAAATGGGATCACACTCGGTCGGCGATGGGGGCCGCTAGGCGTTTGTGCGAACGCTTGGATCTGGCCACGCTGCGCCCCCAGTCCGAATCGGCATCCACCGGGTTTTGTCTGGCTGATCCCGGCCACACTTGGGTCGTCTTTCAACCGAAAGCACGGGCCACCACGGTCCAAACCGGCCGCGGGCGATGGCATGTTCAGTGGATCGATCCGGTGACCGGAGTCCCGTTCGGCGATTTGGAGGCCAAGGCCGCCGACGGAGCGATCACCGTGACGTCGCCCCGATCGGGAGCGACAGTGTTGCTGGTGACCAAGGCCCACCGCTAGGCATGAAAAGCGAATGCAGCGACGGGATTCGCCGATTGGCGGGAAGGCCAGGCTTGGTCTGCATGCCGCCGTGTAACGGATCGGACTATTGCGCCAAGGCTGGTTCGCCTTTGGTGTCGATGGTGATCACGCTGGCAATGTCATCGGGCGCCGTCGAAGGCAGGTCAATGACCATCATTTGACCATCCCGTTTCAAATTCAATGTCGTTTCCGGAGATGCCAACAGCGAGACACGCCGGACTTCGTTAGACAACGCTGGGATGGTCAGTTTGCCATTGCTGGGCCAATCAAACACGTGCAAGTACAGCGTGCCGTCTTTGCGTGTCACGCGGCCCCAGCCGGGTCGGAAGAGTGCGGCCTGGGTGCCGTGGATGGATTCTCCGTTGACGCTCATCCATTGGCCAATGGCACGCAACCGGTCGACGCTGGCTTGAGGAAACGTTCCATCCGCCTTGGGGCCGATGTTCAGCAAATAGTTGCCTCCTTTGCTGGTGATGTCGATCAAGTTTTGGATCAGCCGCTGGCTGCTTTTCCAGTTCTTGTCGGACGTTTTGAATCCCCAGGTGTCGTTCATGGTCATGCAGGATTCCCAGTCACTGTCGACGCCGGTTGCGGGAATCTCCTGTTCCGGGGTGCCGAAGTCGCCGGCAAACGAACCATCTTGGGTGAAGCCCGACATTCCTTTGCGACCAGCACCGACGCGGTTGTTGACGATCAGTTCGGGGTTCAATTCCAGCAGCCATTGATACAGTTCTTGACCATCCTGGTCGGTCCACCAACTGGGCCATTCGCCGTCGAACCACAGTACGTGCGTCCGATAGTCTTCGACCAGTGTTTTTAAGTGCCCTTTCATGTAATCGACGTATTGTTGTTTTTGTCCGTCGATCATTTGGGTCGGGTTCCAGACGGGACGCCCGTTGTTCATCTTGGCCGGTTTTTGAGACGGGTGGTGCCAGTCCATGATCGAATAATAGGTGCAGAACTTCACACCGTGACGTTCGCATGCGTCGCGTAGATCGGCCAGAATGTCTTTGCCGTACGGGGTCGCATCCACCACGTCGTATTGGCCCGCGGAATCAAACAAACAGAATCCGTCGTGGTGTTTGGACGTGATGACGATGTACTTCATGCCCGCATATTTCGCGAAGCGGGCCCACGCATCGGCATCGTATTGCTGGGGGTCGAATTGGGGAGCAAACTTTTCGTATTGTGCACGTGGGATGTTCGCACGGCTCATGATCCATTCGCCGATTCCTTTCACTTCTTTCCCGTCGTACTTGCCCGCCGGTACGGCATACAGTCCCCAGTGGATGAACATCCCGAATCGGGCGTCCCGCCACCAATCCATGCGAGAATCATCGGGGGATGCGGCTGTTGACGGGATCGAACCACCGGCCAGCAGGACGGCGACAAGGAAGGCGACCAGGATGCGAAGGCGCAATGGAAGGCGTGACGATTTCATGGCAATTCAGTTCGTCTTGGCAGGAGGGAATGCAAGGCGGGGGGACCGTGTTTCGGCCATCGTATCCGACCGAAGCGAAAAGTGGGGGCGTGCGTCAATTCGACGCGAGTGTCGTCCTGTCAATCCAACTCATTGGACGCGACGCGAGCCAAATAGATCGCTTGGTAGGGCGAGTTTTCTCCGGCTTCGTAAAGACACAGAATGGTTTGGTCCGACAAGACGGCCAGGTCCGAATAGGCGCTCGGGCCGGAATGCAGAACGATCTGCTTCGGCCAAGTCGCTCCTTCATCATGGCTGGCGCGAAGCGTCATGTTGACCCGCTTGTCGGCACTGGCCGGATTGCTGAACAGAATTGTGCCGGGTTGATCATCGTGGGGCCAACGCAGACGCTCCGTAGCGGCTTGACAGATCGGTTCGACCAGCTCCGGTGCAAACGTCTGGTCGAACCAGCTTTCGCCTCCATTGTCACTGATGGCGATCTGTCGTGTGGTTCGGTTGCGGTCATAGTTCCGCATGTTCAGCATCAATCGACCGCCGGACAATTCGACGACTTCGCATTCATTGACGTCACGTTTGGGGGTGCGTTCGCCTGCCTGCCAAGTGTTACCGTTGTCGTCCGAATAGATCGTGTGCGAATACTTGTGTTCCGTTTCCGCTTCCATGTGGTCGCACGGGATGACCAGTCGCCCGGCATGCTTGCCGTGCTTGATTTGAATGCCGCTGCCCGGGCCAGTGGCGTACCAAGTCCAGGTGTCTGATTTCACATCATCGGTGATGTCGGTCGGCGTGGTCCAAGTGAGACCGTGGTCCAGCGAATGGCTGAGGTATACGTGGCGAGTGTCTTCACTGGTTTGCCGGATGATTTCACGTTCGGTATCACGGCCAAGGTTCCATGTCAGCAACAGGCTGATTTTGCCTGTTTGCCGATCGACAACTGGGCACGGATTACCACAAGTATTCGACTGGTCGTCCCATAAAACCTGCAGGTCCGACCAGGTGACACCGCCGTCGGTGGAACGCTTGTAAACCAAGTCGATGTTGCCGCTGTCGCCACGACCGGCCAAGCGTCCTTCGCATAACGCGATCACCGTGCCATCGGTCGCGACGCACAGCGACGGGATACGAAAGGTGTGGTAACCCGATTCGCCGGCTTGGAAAATCGCTTCGCCACGTGGCGGTTTCGATTCCGCTGGCGTGCCATCGTCCGCGCTGGCTTTGGAAGCGTGGGATGTGGCGAAGGTAATCAAAACAAATGCCAACCCGAATCGAAACAGATTTTCGTTGACGGGGGATCGGCGAACCAAAGCAGAATGAAACGAGTTGCGAAACATGGCGGGGACCGTTGGCGGGAAGATCAAGCTAAGGAGACGGGGCACCGGTCAGGCGAACTGCGTCAACTAGTCGGTTGGATTCAGAACATCGTTGACCCAGTTCCAAACCGAAGTGCGATAGCGACTAGGTTTTAACAGCCAAGCGTCGGTGTGTGCGGCCTTGGCCAATGCATTGGGGAATTCGCCAAGGGCATCGCGGGTGTTGACGGGTAAGAACGTGAAGTGATCGGTCTGAGGAAGTGAGGCTTGTAAAAAGTCTCTCGTTAAATCGATGTTTCCGTTCTGGCTGACCAACCACGGGCGATTTCCGGCGCGTTTGACTCGGCGTATTGCTTCTTTGCGATAGTCGGCCAGTGGCGAACCCCAATCGGTGCCACGCCACTGGCGGACGCCGTCGAAGTGATCGTGCGTAGCGAAGGCTGTCCAAAGGCCAGCGATTTCATCGTCATGCAGACCGATCATGCTGACGCCGATCGCACCGCGCGAGAAACCACACAGGAACACGGCATCCGGATCTGCGTTGAAACGGCGGATGATGCGTGGCACGTTGAGCTTCGCGTAGTGAACGGTCGCATCGATGTCGCCCCACCAATTCGGTGCGTTGCGTTGGCCAGAATGGTCGATGTAGGGAAGCGTGACCCAAATGAAACGGCCACCGGAAATCCCGAACCCTAATACTGCGTCTTTGGGGTCGCCGGTCGAACCGGTCGGTGGATGCCGGTTGCCCGTGTATTCAAAAATGATGGGCAACGGCGGGCCGTCCGGACGCCAGTTGTCGGGCAAATACACGTGGTGAACGACGTCCGTGTCTGCAAATTCCGGGGCATGGACCGCGACACGACGTCCCGCGGTGGCAGGTCCGGTCGACAGTGCCGGTGGTTCAAGGACTTTTGCTGATTCCGTTTTCAATTGTGCGTCGCGGTGCCCTGGGCTGTCATCGCCAGCCACGGTTTCCAATGCCAAGCCGACAAACAATGCGAATACAAACAGGCGGCAAAACTTCATCGGCAACTCGGTGCGACTTTGAATGGAATCCGGTCGGGTCAGATGGACGTTTGTTGTCCGTCGATCAGCGATTGGTTTTACTTCACTTGCGGGGCGGCGGTAAATTAAATCGACCTGACTTTTTCCCCGTATCGCGTCAGTGGGCGGATCCGACGATCGGCGCCCCCCGTGTTCAGTGGACTGGGACAGGCGACTCGCATCTTTCGCTTCCCTAATTTTGCGAAATCGATGGCTCGGCCGCCCCGACCCCGGCAAGATTCGGCTAACTTCGTTTTCACACCGTCCTGTTCCCCTGACGAGAATACGAAGATGCGTCGAAGAGAGTTTCTTGCGTCCACCGCCGCCGCGTTGCTGGCCGCCGTGCAGTCATCCGCTTACGCCGCAGCGGGTGATACCCCGATCCGAGCCGGGCTGATCGGTTCGGGCTGGTATGGCAAAACCGATTTGTTTCATTTGATCCAAGTCGCGCCGGTCGAAGTCGTGGGCATCTGCGATGTTGATTCCAAGATGGCCGAGGAAGCCGCACAACTGGTCTCCCAACGACATCCGTCGGGCAAGGTTCCGCCGACCTACGGGAAGCACGAAGACTTGTTGTCGAAACACAAGCCCGATGTGGTGTTGATCGGGACGCCCGACCACTGGCACTGTTTGCCGATGATCGATGCTTGTCGTGCCGGTGCGGATGTGTACGTGCAGAAGCCGATCAGCTGGGATGTCGCCGAAGGCCAGGCGATGGTCGCCGCGGCGCGGAAATACAACCGGACCGTCCAAGTCGGGCTGCAACGACGCAGCACACCCCACCTGTTGCAAGCGCGTGATCGATTCATTCGCAGTGGCAAGCTTGGCAAGATCGCCTACGTCGATGTGCATGCTTATGGTGGCGGGCCACGCGACTTTCCCGCAACGCAAGCACCGCCGGAAAACTTGGATTGGGATCGCTATGTCGGGCCGGCACCTTGGCGCGACTATAACCCCGGCATCCATCCGCGACGCTGGCGTGCCTGTGGCGAATTCAGCAACGGCAAGACCGGCGATTTGTGCGTGCACTTCTTGGACGTCGTGCGATACTTCCTGGATCTGGGCATGCCCAAGACGATCGCCGCGACCGGCGGCCGGTACATGTTACCGCCGGATTCCAACGTCAATCTTCACGATACACAAAACGCTTTGTTTGATTTCGGCGACGTCCAAGTGACTTGGAACCAGCGAAACTGGGGCACCAATCCGGAACCCGATTATTCCTGGGGTGCGACGCTGTACGGCGACAAGGGAACGTTGAAGCTGAGCGTACGTTCCTATGATTTCATTCCGAAAGGACGTGGCCAAGCGGAACACGGTGACTGGGTGGATGAAAGCGAACAATATCCCGAAGACCAACAGCACAAAGAAACGGAGATGTTCGCCGCACCCGCCACACGTCGTCACATGCAGGACTTTGTCGAAGCGCGTCGTGAAGGCCGTCGTCCGGTTGCCGATATTGCCGAAGGTCATGCGTCGACGGCGTGCTGTCTGTTGGCCAATCTGTCGATGCGATTGGGACGTTCGCTGGCGTGGGATGCCGACGCAGGTCGGGTGATCGATGACGACGAAGCGAACCAGCAATTGGCGCGTCCCTATCGCGGCGACTGGGAACACCCGACGGCGCAGGACGTTTGATCTTTTGTTTCCAGCGACCCGCGATTCGGTGGGCGGACTGATCGCGGGGCATGGTCATCGACTTTGCGTCTTCGTCAAAAATTCATCAAGTCTCCGCTATGTCGCGGATCCAACTCGGCATCGCGAACGTGATACCTTGCTGGGCTCATGGCGGAAGCTTTCCTATCGAATGCGTCAGATAGGGCCGACACATCGAAGCCGACCCTTGGATCATGGGAGTCCACCGTGAGCGATATTCGCAGTCTGATGACCCAACAGTTTGAAAACGAGATCGCGCGGACGCGTCAGGTCTTGGACGTTGTTACCGATGCGTTGCTGGACTATCAGGCGAGCCCGACGATGCGATCGGTTCGCTGGAACGTCAGCCATTTGGTCGATGTCCCAAGCTGGGCCGAGATCATCTTGAAAGCCGACGAATTCGATGTTGCTCCGCCGGACGGTCCGCCGCATGAGACGCCCGAGATGGCGACGATGGCCGACGCGATGAACGCGTTGGACAAGAACGTTGCAGAGGCTCGGACGGCCTTGGCAAGTTTCGACGTTCAATCTCTGGACGCCGATTGGTCGTTGAAAGCGGGGGGACAAACCCTGATGACGATGTCACGTTACGAGACATTTCAGATGTTTGAAATCTCGCACGTCGCTCACCACCGCGGCCACTTGTTGGTGTACTTGCGGATGAACGGCGTGGAAACACCGCTGCTGTACGGCGGCTGATCGTTGGGGAGTATCGATCAGGGCAGCAAATCCGTCAGATCGACGCCTTCGCGGGTCGGCTGGACCATTCGGATGCTGCCGTCAACGTCGAAGTCCAGGTATTCGGCGCGAAGCTGTCGCTGGTGTTTCGGATCGTCGTTGATCCACTGGTGATAAAACAGGATCCAGCGGCCACGGTATTTGATGATGCTGTGGTGATTGTTGCCGCCGTAGGGTTTCATGAATTCGCCGCGGAATTCAAACGGTCCCAGCGGACTGGATCCGGTGTAGTAGATCAGGTTGTTCCAACCACGCGCGATCGTGAAGTAATACGTGCCGTAACGTTTGAAGACGTAGGCGGCTTCGAAGCGGTCGGGACGGTATTCCAGATTCAGGTCGATCGGGCCTTGGACGATCGACTTCATGTCGTCCCCCAGTTGATAGACGCGGTCTTGCAGGTACAGCCAGTAAACGCCGTCGTCGTTCAAGATGGCCGGGTCGTGGCCGCGGACCAACGGGCGATCGGTCAATTCGGTGAACGGACCTTCGGGGGATTCCGCTTCGGCGACGCCGATGCCTTGTCGGCCTTTACCGCCGTTGTTGAAGTAATAGAACAGGTAGTACTTGTTGTCTTTCTTGGTGATGTCCGGTGCCCACGCCTTGTGGGTTCCCCAGCGAGAATCCTTGTCGGAAAAAATGGTCCCGTGGTCGGTCCAGTTGACCAAGTCGTTGGTTGAATAGCAGGACCAACCTTTTTGTTGGTCCCAATCCTTGTTGTCCGTCGTAGGGTACAGGAACAGACGTCCATCGTCGCCGATGATGACCGACGGGTCGGCAGCATAAAACGGATGCCCGTTGACCCGCAGCGGATTGTTCGGGGGTGCCGCGGGGGAATCGGTCTTCGAAGTGTTCTGGCTTTCCGTTTCGGCGGAATCGGCCACCACGACGGACATTGAACAACACAGGACGAGGATGAAGCCGACAAGTACCGAATGAACTGGCCGAGATTGCTGGAGCATGGCAGGGGGTGAAGGAGTTCGGGTGACGGATCGGCAGAGAAGGCGGGACGGAAAGCCAATCCTGGGGAATCGACGCGAACAGACAAGAGCAGAATTTTGGACAAGCACCGGCGGTGATTTGCTGGCAAGTCGAAACAGAAAATGTCGGACAAACCATGCCCGATTGGGCTGAATTTCAAATCACCGTTCAGATACAATATGTCGCACGTTCTTTCGCAATGGCGCAATCATGCATCAATTTTCACCAGCATTTTCGAAATGGCCGATCGTCTTGACGGTCTTGCTGTGCCAGATGCATGTACCCGTGCCCGTTGTTCACGATCATCAACACGTCGGTGTTGCGTTTCGTCTTCATGATCATTTGACGCAACGTCACCACGACTTGTCCGATGATGCATGTCGGCATGTTCACTGGGTTTGGCCGGCGCCGTGCGCCCCATCGAATTCGTCGCACGATGATCCGATTGATGAATCGATGCCCAGCATTCCGATGTTCAGTCGTCACGTCAGCGGAAACGTGATGGCCGGATTGGGGGGCGGTGTGAACGCCACCGAATCGCTGGACATGATTGGTTTGGCGATTGCCCCGGTGTTGTCCAACGGCTTGGTCCGTGGACACGGCGATGTGATCCGCGGCGGTCAGCATCGCGTTGACAAAACACGTTTCTTGGGTCGCCCTTGCGCGGTGCTTTGTATCGCAAGGTGTTAACCGATTCGACGCATTGAATTGCTGTTGTTGATCGGTATCTCAGCACCCTTGGACCGCCGAATTCGCTTGGTCCATCAGCGGGATGGTTGAACGATTCGTCATCGAACGAATCGATCACATCACGCTTGATGTCATCGCGGATCGGTGAACTTGGTCCTGGCCGGAAACAGGTTTCGTTTTGCGATCATGTTTCCGTGGGTGTGTTTCCCAAGCGAAAATTTTTTCCACCGCTATGAAGATCCACCACTGGATTGCCGTTGCCATGATTGGCGTCGGCGGCCTGTTGGCGTTTACCGCCTATTGGCAAGACCAAAGTCCATCGTCACAGACGCCATCCGCATCGGAGTCGGATGATGCGTCGGACGAAACCGAGGTTGTTCAAGGAAGTCTGGTTCGATTGACGGCCAAAAAGATGGCGGCCGCGGCGATTCAGATCCAGACACTTCAGCCCACCGAATTGATCGTCACGCGGACTTACCCCGCCAGGTTCGAATACGATCAATCGCTGCACGTGGCGATCAACGCGCCGACCGACGGCATCTTGGAATCGATCCGGGTCAAACCCGGTGACGACGTAAAGTCGGGGCAGGTCATTGCGGTCTTTCGCAGCCCCGCGATCGGTCAAGCACGCAATGAATGGCTGCGTCGTTTGGACGATGCCGAATTGGCATCCAATGAAAGCGATTGGAAACAAACCATCCGATCGGGAACGTTGCAGTTGATCGAACGAATCGAGCAGCGCCAGGCAATCGAACAGATCAAAGCGGAGATGCAGGATGTCACGCTGGGGCAATACCGTGGCGACTTGCTGATGCAGTACAGCCAGTGGTTGCTGGCCGATCGGCTGGCACGGTCGGCGGGCAATATCGGCCAATCCGGGGCGGTCAGCGGCCGGGTCGTTCAGCAACGGCAAGCATCGGTGGACCAAGCGGCCGCAGCGTTGAGCGCAGCTATCGAATCCGCACGCTTTGAGGTTGAACAAACGGCTCGCGATGCAACGGTTCGTTATCAGGCTGCGCAGCGGTCGGTCGAACTGGCGGCCCAGCAAGTGGCGAATTTGACCGGACAGATGCCACAGCGATCGTCCGACTTGAACCAGCCAAAAACAGGAAGCAGCTTTGACGAAACCGGTGATGATGAAACGGGCGATGCCGATGGCAGTGATCTTTCCCGATTGGTGCTTCGCAGCACCATCGACGGCGTCGTCCAGGAGCGGCGGTTCGCACCGACCGAACGCGTCACGGCGGGGCAGCCCATGTTTGTCATTGCCGACACTTCGCGATTGTGGGTGCGTGCAGACATTCGTGACGACGATGTCGCATCGATCCATGTATCACCCGGTGATTTGGTGCGGCTAATTCCGACCAGTGTGCCGGAAAGAGCA is part of the Crateriforma spongiae genome and harbors:
- a CDS encoding AraC family transcriptional regulator is translated as MSPRIPIYKIQDATYRADSCRRLMEAAEADQIQLDAVVHGHYPGRRLPKNALPGLKALGYWDAAHPQSWGLDWHQNEGIELCLLDRGQLQFAVEGQAFTLQPNDLTITRPWQRHRLGDPNIGPGRLHWAIIDVQVRRPHQSWKWPDWVVLTREDLQELTELLRQNEQPVWHQASDVGQCFGRIADILGRCDADGSIDVSWLTLLMNELLLQILSLLRSRDVSMDASLADTQRTVQLFLDDLRHNRDHLAEPWTIKLMAEACGLGITRFTDYCRRLTNATPVQHLNALRLDAAADLLVQNPGWSNRQVAIECGFSSPQYFATVFRRHFGCSPQQYRHLDQDERPQADVAN
- a CDS encoding DUF6298 domain-containing protein — encoded protein: MNQDYGGEWIRLVCIAAIIVCGTLGSDSTVTGQSADPAIVHASMGPLTVHRSNPRFFSTPDGRAVWLTGSHTWATLQERGIEGETPDFDYPRYLDFMHRHGHNFLRLWVWEHAQWMQFVDADVPIRYTPSIYQRTGPGNALDGKPKFDLTKFNEAFFRRLRNRVQEAQRRGIYVSVMFFQGFSVKKRPASANSGNNWHGNPFHKANNVNGINGDRSGSDTGHDLHTLADPAVTNLQKAHVRRVIDTLNDFDNVLWEIGNELPMPSKEFQYHMIRFVREYESHKPKQHLIGMTGAPLGTKKLMGSDADWISPAGAIWMGNPPAADGEKVMVVDTDHCRALRYDPDWVWNNLTRGNHFILMDEYLDFRAGSPKTPDPKWDHTRSAMGAARRLCERLDLATLRPQSESASTGFCLADPGHTWVVFQPKARATTVQTGRGRWHVQWIDPVTGVPFGDLEAKAADGAITVTSPRSGATVLLVTKAHR
- a CDS encoding sialidase family protein; the encoded protein is MFRNSFHSALVRRSPVNENLFRFGLAFVLITFATSHASKASADDGTPAESKPPRGEAIFQAGESGYHTFRIPSLCVATDGTVIALCEGRLAGRGDSGNIDLVYKRSTDGGVTWSDLQVLWDDQSNTCGNPCPVVDRQTGKISLLLTWNLGRDTEREIIRQTSEDTRHVYLSHSLDHGLTWTTPTDITDDVKSDTWTWYATGPGSGIQIKHGKHAGRLVIPCDHMEAETEHKYSHTIYSDDNGNTWQAGERTPKRDVNECEVVELSGGRLMLNMRNYDRNRTTRQIAISDNGGESWFDQTFAPELVEPICQAATERLRWPHDDQPGTILFSNPASADKRVNMTLRASHDEGATWPKQIVLHSGPSAYSDLAVLSDQTILCLYEAGENSPYQAIYLARVASNELD
- a CDS encoding alpha-L-fucosidase translates to MKSSRLPLRLRILVAFLVAVLLAGGSIPSTAASPDDSRMDWWRDARFGMFIHWGLYAVPAGKYDGKEVKGIGEWIMSRANIPRAQYEKFAPQFDPQQYDADAWARFAKYAGMKYIVITSKHHDGFCLFDSAGQYDVVDATPYGKDILADLRDACERHGVKFCTYYSIMDWHHPSQKPAKMNNGRPVWNPTQMIDGQKQQYVDYMKGHLKTLVEDYRTHVLWFDGEWPSWWTDQDGQELYQWLLELNPELIVNNRVGAGRKGMSGFTQDGSFAGDFGTPEQEIPATGVDSDWESCMTMNDTWGFKTSDKNWKSSQRLIQNLIDITSKGGNYLLNIGPKADGTFPQASVDRLRAIGQWMSVNGESIHGTQAALFRPGWGRVTRKDGTLYLHVFDWPSNGKLTIPALSNEVRRVSLLASPETTLNLKRDGQMMVIDLPSTAPDDIASVITIDTKGEPALAQ
- a CDS encoding arabinan endo-1,5-alpha-L-arabinosidase codes for the protein MCRAAVLSLVLISFGFPWSRSVVSFGAETVLSGGADPTIVFATNAKSEKGYYVVSTGRGINLSYSRDLKSWTRLGRIFQQDVPAWAKKEVPKSKAIWAPDLTFHDGQYYLYYCVSSFGSQRSVIGLATNRSIDPSDPEYHWVDHGKVIESHPGRGHYNAIDPALVVDQKGRWFLFFGSFWSGLKAVAIDPETGKPPANAEMVPIAARPRHRAHAIEAPFVIFRDGYYYLFASWGRCCDGAKSNYQVVVGRSTNPLGPYVDVDGRPMSDGGGTIILSSSQRYRGPGHNSVLTTDDGQWMVHHTYDMQHLDAHRILQIRPMNWTADGWPKVGQPLTGSFE